From one Nitrospira sp. MA-1 genomic stretch:
- the tkt gene encoding transketolase — protein sequence MKPACDSLDQLCINTIRTLSMDAVQAANSGHPGTPMALAPVAYWLWNRILRSDPDDPIWPNRDRFVLSAGHASMLLYSLLHLCGVKSVNGQYEHLGEPSVTLEDIKRFRQLESKCPGHPEYRWTSGIETTTGPLGQGVATSVGMAIAQRWMAGYFNRPDFEMFNYNVYAICGDGCLMEGVSSEAASLAGHLKLSNLCWIYDNNKITIEGPTDLAFSEDVATRFIAYGWNVTRVGDANDLKMLDRAFGTFLKESERPTLIIVDSHIGYGAPNKQDTHSAHGEPLGEEEIRLAKRYYGWPEDARFLVPDEVPTHFQQGIGNRGKDLRSAWMVRFSDYQAKYPELAGHLYQMQHRQLPDGWDRKIPVFPPDAKGLAGREVSGIVLNALAANIPWLLGGSADLAPSTKTRLTFEGAGDLSGTNPSGRNMHFGVREHAMGAILNGLSLSKVRPYGSGFLIFSDYAKPAIRLSALMEIPVLHIFTHDSIGVGEDGPTHQPIEQIASLRAIPGLMVFRPGDANEIVEAWKVIMELRHEPVIMVLSRQAIPTLDRMKYASASGVAKGAYVLADPPDGGPEVLLLGTGSEVPLCVQAHEQLAAEGIKSRVVSMPSWELFEQQSEDYRRSVIPSDVHARVSVEQASVFGWGTYVGTEGQSIGMKSFGASAPLKELAKKFGFTVEHVVAAAKEQIARHQPHATIAQR from the coding sequence ATGAAACCCGCATGCGATTCGCTGGACCAGCTTTGTATTAACACCATTCGTACCTTATCGATGGATGCCGTGCAAGCCGCGAACTCCGGGCATCCCGGCACTCCGATGGCCCTAGCCCCTGTCGCCTATTGGCTTTGGAATCGAATCTTGCGTTCTGATCCGGACGATCCCATCTGGCCGAATCGAGATCGGTTTGTTCTCTCAGCCGGGCATGCGTCAATGTTGCTCTATTCCTTGCTCCATCTCTGTGGGGTGAAGTCGGTGAACGGTCAATATGAACATCTGGGCGAGCCTTCGGTCACATTGGAGGATATCAAACGATTTCGACAATTAGAGAGTAAGTGTCCTGGCCACCCTGAATATCGTTGGACATCGGGTATTGAAACCACGACCGGACCTTTAGGACAAGGCGTGGCGACCAGCGTCGGCATGGCCATTGCGCAACGATGGATGGCCGGGTATTTTAATCGTCCAGATTTTGAAATGTTTAATTACAATGTGTATGCCATCTGTGGTGATGGGTGTCTCATGGAAGGCGTTTCATCGGAGGCTGCGTCTCTTGCCGGACATCTGAAGTTATCAAATCTCTGTTGGATCTATGACAACAATAAGATCACGATTGAAGGCCCTACGGACTTGGCCTTTAGCGAAGATGTGGCCACCAGGTTTATCGCCTATGGTTGGAATGTGACCCGTGTGGGTGATGCGAATGATCTCAAGATGCTGGATCGCGCTTTTGGGACGTTTTTAAAGGAATCAGAGCGTCCGACGTTGATCATTGTGGATAGCCATATCGGGTATGGCGCTCCGAATAAGCAGGATACGCATTCCGCTCATGGTGAACCATTAGGTGAAGAAGAAATCAGGTTGGCTAAACGTTATTATGGTTGGCCGGAAGACGCTAGGTTCCTGGTGCCCGATGAGGTGCCGACTCATTTTCAGCAGGGTATCGGGAACCGTGGCAAAGATTTGCGTAGCGCCTGGATGGTCCGCTTTTCAGACTATCAAGCCAAATATCCGGAACTGGCTGGGCACTTGTATCAGATGCAGCATAGACAATTGCCCGATGGATGGGACCGAAAAATTCCTGTTTTCCCGCCTGATGCCAAGGGCCTTGCCGGTCGAGAAGTGTCTGGAATCGTGTTGAATGCCTTGGCGGCGAATATTCCCTGGCTCCTTGGCGGATCCGCGGACTTGGCGCCATCCACCAAGACCCGGTTGACCTTTGAAGGAGCCGGAGATTTGTCCGGGACCAACCCATCAGGACGCAATATGCATTTTGGCGTTCGGGAGCATGCGATGGGCGCTATTTTAAATGGCCTGTCCTTATCAAAAGTCCGCCCCTATGGCTCAGGATTTCTCATCTTTAGCGATTATGCCAAACCGGCCATCCGGTTAAGTGCCTTGATGGAAATTCCCGTCTTGCACATTTTTACCCATGATTCCATTGGGGTTGGAGAAGATGGCCCGACACACCAGCCTATTGAACAAATCGCTTCGCTTCGCGCGATTCCCGGGTTAATGGTGTTTCGCCCTGGAGATGCCAATGAAATTGTCGAAGCGTGGAAGGTGATTATGGAACTGCGGCACGAACCGGTGATTATGGTTCTTTCCCGACAGGCGATTCCCACGTTGGATCGAATGAAATATGCGTCTGCGTCCGGCGTGGCCAAAGGCGCTTATGTGTTGGCGGACCCGCCCGATGGCGGCCCCGAGGTGTTATTGCTTGGAACGGGAAGCGAGGTGCCATTGTGTGTGCAAGCCCATGAGCAATTGGCGGCTGAAGGGATCAAAAGCCGGGTTGTCAGTATGCCGTCTTGGGAATTGTTTGAACAACAATCTGAAGACTATCGACGTTCGGTTATTCCCTCAGATGTCCATGCGCGGGTATCAGTTGAGCAAGCGTCCGTCTTTGGATGGGGGACCTATGTCGGGACCGAAGGTCAGTCAATTGGAATGAAATCATTTGGCGCTTCGGCTCCACTCAAGGAATTAGCCAAAAAATTTGGATTTACGGTTGAGCATGTGGTGGCCGCAGCGAAGGAGCAGATCGCACGGCACCAACCTCACGCCACCATCGCTCAACGCTAA
- the tal gene encoding transaldolase, with product MNPLVQLREMGQSPWYDYIRRGLITSGELQALIENDGLMGMTSNPSIFEKAIAGSADYDEAIAQVASQVTSVKQIYEGVAIQDIQDAADLMQPVYEASDGRDGYVSLEVSPDLAFDTQGSIDEAVRLWQTVGRDNVMIKVPGTPEGLPAIEELLSQGININVTLLFSVLMYEQVAWSYIRGLKRLAAHGGDLHRVASVASFFVSRIDSLIDKKLDAKISKESRPAQRAMMEGLLGKVAIANAKLAYQIFQEVFASAEFQLLKAEGARVQRVLWASTGTKNPKYPDTYYVDNLIGPDTVNTMPESTFTAFRDHGTVKNTIQEGLAEAKVVMQQLADAGISMEEVTDTLLKDGAQLFLDAFDQLMSVINGKRAKILAKNVDRVT from the coding sequence ATGAATCCACTCGTTCAGCTTCGTGAGATGGGCCAAAGTCCCTGGTATGACTATATTCGTCGGGGTTTGATTACCTCTGGAGAACTCCAGGCATTAATTGAGAACGATGGTCTCATGGGCATGACCTCGAATCCCTCGATTTTTGAAAAAGCGATTGCCGGGAGTGCGGACTATGATGAGGCGATTGCACAGGTCGCGTCTCAGGTTACGAGCGTCAAACAGATATATGAGGGAGTGGCCATTCAAGACATTCAGGATGCCGCCGACTTGATGCAGCCGGTCTATGAGGCCTCAGACGGTCGTGATGGCTATGTGAGTTTGGAGGTCTCTCCGGACTTGGCTTTTGATACACAAGGCTCTATCGATGAAGCGGTCCGTTTGTGGCAAACCGTGGGTCGGGACAATGTCATGATTAAAGTCCCTGGAACTCCGGAAGGGTTACCCGCCATCGAGGAACTTCTGTCTCAAGGCATCAATATCAATGTTACTCTGTTATTCAGTGTGTTGATGTATGAGCAGGTGGCTTGGAGCTATATCCGTGGGTTGAAACGATTGGCGGCCCATGGGGGGGACTTGCATCGCGTCGCCTCGGTGGCCAGCTTTTTCGTAAGCCGGATTGATAGTCTGATTGATAAAAAATTAGACGCGAAAATCTCAAAAGAATCCCGGCCTGCCCAACGAGCGATGATGGAGGGTCTCTTGGGAAAGGTGGCTATTGCCAATGCCAAGTTGGCCTATCAAATCTTTCAGGAAGTCTTTGCGAGTGCTGAATTTCAACTTCTCAAAGCAGAAGGTGCACGGGTTCAGCGGGTTCTTTGGGCCAGTACCGGCACGAAAAATCCCAAATACCCGGATACCTATTATGTCGATAATCTTATTGGTCCGGATACGGTGAATACGATGCCTGAATCGACGTTTACGGCTTTCCGGGACCATGGAACGGTGAAGAATACGATTCAGGAGGGTCTGGCCGAAGCCAAAGTTGTCATGCAACAGTTGGCTGATGCCGGAATTTCGATGGAGGAGGTCACCGACACCCTCTTGAAGGATGGCGCACAATTATTTTTGGATGCCTTTGATCAATTAATGAGCGTGATTAACGGAAAGCGGGCGAAAATATTAGCGAAGAATGTGGATCGGGTCACCTAA
- the zwf gene encoding glucose-6-phosphate dehydrogenase, which translates to MSPSDSSPKIDTPVTANRTASTQSCTIVIFGASGDLTQRKLLPALYNLLLDGLLPDNFAVLGLGRKPLSDDDFRSIARKGIEKFSRQTLEPDKWKSFQSRLFYCAGDIVASDYYGTIRKRLKEIESPFKLPGNRIFYLAIPPTSFAPACEGLQNTGLVAAPDQADTYSRVIVEKPIGHDLSSAQAINTAIGNVFDESQIFRIDHYLGKETVQNIMVMRFANSIFEPLWNHKYIDHVQLTVSEAVTLGTRATYYEGAGALRDMVQNHILQLLCLIAMEPPYSLDPDVVRNARMDVLRGLRPIRGEDVEKMTVRAQYAHGNIKGQEVPGYRREEGVQPDSTTETFVALKVFVENWRWAGVPFYIRTGKAMPTRASEIAVQFKDIPQILFNANPQIPQAPNLLTLRIQPEEGMALRIISKVPGSKARTHPVEMNFHYGDAFKAPSPEAYERLLLDVMAGDTSLFMRRDAVEASWKWVTDILEGWSAYETKWLPEYPAGSWGPVEADRLIHAGGHHWRKI; encoded by the coding sequence ATGTCACCGAGTGATTCTTCTCCTAAAATCGACACACCCGTCACGGCTAACCGAACTGCATCGACTCAATCATGCACGATAGTCATCTTTGGTGCCTCAGGCGATCTGACCCAACGCAAACTTCTGCCTGCCCTCTACAACCTTCTCCTGGACGGCTTGCTACCGGACAATTTTGCCGTACTGGGGTTAGGACGGAAACCTCTGTCGGATGATGATTTTCGCAGTATCGCCCGTAAAGGCATTGAAAAGTTTTCCCGGCAAACGCTTGAACCCGACAAGTGGAAATCTTTCCAAAGTCGCTTGTTTTATTGTGCAGGGGATATTGTCGCCTCCGACTACTATGGAACAATCCGGAAACGCCTAAAGGAGATTGAATCACCGTTCAAACTACCAGGCAATCGCATCTTTTATTTAGCCATCCCGCCAACTTCTTTTGCACCCGCATGTGAGGGGCTCCAGAACACCGGGTTAGTGGCTGCGCCTGATCAAGCGGACACGTACTCCCGAGTCATTGTGGAAAAACCAATTGGACACGATTTGTCTTCCGCTCAAGCCATTAATACGGCTATTGGAAATGTCTTCGATGAATCACAAATTTTTCGCATCGATCATTATCTGGGGAAGGAAACTGTCCAGAATATTATGGTTATGCGGTTCGCCAACTCCATTTTTGAACCGCTATGGAACCATAAATATATCGACCACGTGCAATTGACCGTCAGCGAAGCCGTTACCCTTGGCACGCGAGCCACCTATTACGAGGGGGCAGGAGCCCTTCGAGACATGGTGCAAAATCACATTTTGCAACTGCTCTGTCTGATTGCAATGGAGCCCCCCTACTCGCTGGACCCCGATGTGGTTCGGAACGCTCGAATGGATGTGTTACGCGGACTACGCCCAATTCGTGGAGAAGACGTCGAAAAGATGACCGTTCGCGCTCAGTATGCCCACGGCAACATCAAGGGCCAGGAGGTACCAGGCTATCGACGAGAGGAAGGAGTTCAACCTGACTCCACCACGGAAACATTCGTTGCCTTAAAAGTCTTTGTGGAAAACTGGCGCTGGGCCGGAGTGCCATTCTATATTCGCACCGGAAAAGCCATGCCGACACGAGCCAGTGAAATCGCCGTCCAATTCAAGGACATTCCCCAGATTCTATTTAATGCCAATCCACAAATTCCCCAGGCTCCCAATTTGCTCACGCTTCGCATTCAACCCGAAGAGGGCATGGCTCTTCGCATTATTTCAAAAGTGCCTGGCTCCAAAGCCAGAACTCATCCCGTGGAGATGAACTTTCACTACGGCGATGCCTTTAAGGCACCGTCCCCGGAAGCCTACGAGCGATTGTTGTTGGATGTCATGGCCGGGGATACATCTTTATTCATGAGGCGGGATGCCGTTGAGGCCTCGTGGAAATGGGTCACAGATATCCTTGAAGGTTGGAGTGCATACGAAACGAAGTGGTTGCCAGAGTATCCAGCCGGGAGCTGGGGACCAGTCGAAGCCGACAGACTCATTCATGCAGGCGGCCACCATTGGCGAAAAATTTAG
- the gnd gene encoding decarboxylating 6-phosphogluconate dehydrogenase, with protein MDIGFIGLGKMGMNMVTRLSQGGHRVVAYDRSAALITEAETKGATAASSLEDLITKLPKPRVVWVMVPSGPPTEETVQYLGKILEVNDIIIDGGNTKFHDDVRRAADLHPHGIHYIDAGTSGGIWGLQVGYCLMVGGKPEPVKRLAPILTTLAPENGWAHVGDHGAGHYVKMVHNGIEYSMMQGYAEGFELMSKSDYNLNLATIADLWMHGSVVRSWLLELAAGALKQDPKLEQLQGYVQDSGEGRWMVMDAIEKDVPVPTLTTALFTRFRSRQNTSFAEKMLAALRKAFGGHSVRL; from the coding sequence ATGGACATCGGTTTTATTGGACTCGGCAAAATGGGGATGAACATGGTCACTCGATTGAGCCAGGGAGGACATCGGGTCGTGGCCTATGACCGCTCGGCGGCCCTAATCACCGAGGCCGAAACAAAAGGGGCAACTGCGGCTTCGTCATTGGAAGATTTGATCACCAAATTACCCAAACCGCGAGTCGTCTGGGTCATGGTACCCTCAGGGCCACCCACTGAAGAGACCGTACAATATCTTGGAAAGATCCTGGAGGTGAACGATATCATCATCGATGGAGGCAATACAAAATTTCATGATGACGTTCGCCGGGCTGCCGATCTTCACCCCCATGGCATCCATTATATTGATGCCGGAACCAGCGGTGGTATTTGGGGATTGCAAGTCGGCTATTGTTTGATGGTAGGTGGAAAACCGGAACCCGTCAAACGATTGGCCCCCATCCTCACAACTTTGGCTCCGGAAAATGGATGGGCCCATGTGGGGGACCATGGCGCTGGACATTACGTCAAGATGGTTCACAATGGCATTGAATATAGTATGATGCAGGGATATGCGGAAGGCTTCGAACTTATGTCCAAGAGTGACTATAACTTGAATCTCGCCACAATCGCCGATCTATGGATGCATGGCAGTGTAGTCAGGTCCTGGCTACTTGAACTAGCAGCCGGAGCACTTAAACAGGATCCTAAGCTGGAACAATTACAAGGCTACGTTCAGGATTCCGGCGAGGGACGATGGATGGTTATGGATGCCATTGAAAAGGACGTACCGGTTCCCACTCTGACGACCGCGTTATTCACGCGATTCCGCTCCCGGCAGAACACCTCCTTCGCGGAAAAAATGTTAGCAGCACTGCGAAAGGCTTTTGGGGGACATAGCGTCCGACTATAA
- a CDS encoding glycoside hydrolase family 15 protein, whose translation MSYKNIGDYGIIGDLHTIALVGIDGSIDWCCLPRFDSPSIFGAILDHKIGGYFKIAPVTNGNTRQMYLPETNILLTRFLQHDGVGELTDFMPIESDEAGYRPRRHQIIRMLSVVRGTVTFRLECTPAFNFGRNPHDIETRPKGIIFQSGDQSVGLVSPIPLHTRENFAYQEFTLHQGESLTFFLEYLEVKNGDQLLSTPESGDEAFRNTSAFWQRWLAQCQYDGRWREVVHRSALALKLLTYAPTGAIVAAPTTSLPENIGGPRNWDYRYTWIRDAAFSIYGLLRLGFTVEASRFMDWLNARCCELNPDGSIQLMYGIDGRRDLTEEELPHLDGHRSSRPVRIGNGAASQLQMDMYGALMDAVYLYNKHGASISYDLWVNLCRLLDFVCNNWEQPDEGIWEVRGGRRHFVYSKVMCWVALDRGIRLADKRGFPGNRARWMEERDRIYREIMERGWNADVGAFVQSYDSEALDAANLIMPLVFFVSPTDPRMLSTIDRTLEQLALGSLVYRYENGKAASDGLDSEEGTFSMCTFWLVEALTKAGRLTEARLIFEKMLSYANHLRLYAEEVSHSGEQLGNFPQAFTHFALITAACNLDLALNTKRAAHTVVRRHRPSSSPSRQSH comes from the coding sequence ACGGGATTATCGGGGACCTGCATACTATCGCTCTTGTCGGTATCGATGGATCCATTGATTGGTGTTGCCTACCACGATTTGACTCCCCCAGCATATTTGGAGCCATTCTTGATCATAAAATTGGAGGATATTTCAAGATTGCCCCCGTCACCAATGGCAATACCCGACAAATGTACCTGCCGGAAACCAATATTCTGCTGACCCGGTTTCTGCAACATGATGGGGTCGGCGAACTCACTGACTTCATGCCCATCGAATCGGACGAAGCCGGATACCGGCCTCGCCGCCACCAAATTATCCGAATGCTCTCAGTTGTCCGTGGAACCGTCACCTTTCGACTTGAATGCACGCCCGCATTTAATTTTGGCAGGAATCCTCATGACATCGAGACCCGACCAAAAGGCATCATCTTTCAATCCGGAGATCAATCCGTGGGATTGGTCAGTCCCATTCCCCTTCATACGCGAGAAAACTTCGCATATCAGGAATTCACACTCCATCAGGGCGAAAGCCTGACCTTTTTTTTGGAATACTTGGAAGTTAAAAACGGCGACCAACTCTTATCCACCCCCGAATCCGGCGACGAAGCTTTTCGCAATACGTCCGCCTTCTGGCAGCGCTGGCTGGCACAATGCCAATACGATGGGCGATGGCGGGAGGTCGTCCACCGATCCGCCTTAGCCCTCAAACTCCTGACCTATGCTCCCACCGGGGCCATTGTGGCCGCTCCCACAACCAGTCTCCCCGAAAATATCGGCGGTCCCCGCAATTGGGACTATCGTTATACCTGGATTCGGGATGCGGCTTTTTCTATTTACGGACTATTACGCCTGGGCTTTACGGTGGAAGCCAGCCGTTTTATGGATTGGCTCAATGCCCGTTGCTGCGAACTGAATCCAGACGGATCCATTCAATTAATGTACGGCATCGACGGTCGCCGCGATCTGACGGAAGAAGAACTGCCCCACCTGGATGGCCACCGCAGTTCCCGCCCCGTACGCATCGGCAATGGGGCAGCGTCTCAACTGCAAATGGATATGTACGGTGCACTGATGGACGCCGTCTACCTCTACAATAAACATGGCGCGTCCATTTCCTATGATCTCTGGGTGAATCTCTGTCGTCTCCTGGATTTTGTCTGCAATAATTGGGAGCAACCTGATGAAGGCATTTGGGAAGTCAGAGGAGGACGGCGTCATTTTGTCTATTCCAAAGTGATGTGTTGGGTGGCCTTAGACCGTGGCATTCGTCTGGCCGACAAACGAGGATTTCCAGGGAACCGGGCTCGATGGATGGAGGAACGCGACCGGATCTACCGGGAAATTATGGAACGGGGTTGGAATGCCGACGTTGGAGCCTTCGTCCAATCCTACGACAGCGAAGCGTTGGATGCCGCCAACCTGATCATGCCTCTCGTGTTCTTCGTGTCTCCCACCGATCCTCGCATGCTCTCAACCATTGACCGCACACTCGAGCAACTGGCATTAGGAAGCCTCGTGTACCGTTATGAAAACGGGAAGGCCGCATCGGATGGCCTGGACAGCGAAGAAGGCACTTTTAGCATGTGTACCTTTTGGCTTGTGGAAGCCCTGACGAAAGCTGGGCGATTGACGGAAGCGCGACTGATCTTTGAAAAAATGTTAAGCTATGCAAATCATCTTCGATTATATGCCGAGGAAGTCTCACACTCGGGTGAACAGTTAGGAAATTTCCCCCAGGCCTTTACGCATTTTGCTCTCATTACGGCCGCCTGCAATCTTGATCTGGCTCTCAATACGAAACGGGCTGCCCACACGGTCGTGAGGCGTCATCGACCGTCATCATCGCCCTCACGTCAGTCCCATTGA